CTGCTGGGCCGTGCCGCGCAAGAGTGGGCATTGAGACTTGGGCAAAGGCACAAAAAAAACCGCCTCATTAAGGAGGCGGCTGGAATTTAAAGGGCTAGCGCTCAAGCCTGAACGCGATTGCTGGGTCTGACCACAGCCACCTGCTCGCCGCCCTCACGACTGCCAGCGCTATAGCCGACCTGCGCACCAAACTGCCAGGCCAGCTTAATCATGAAGAGGATGGCTTCCTCGTCGTGGGTCTCGATCAGATGCCGCAGATGTTCAGGCAA
This window of the Deinococcus humi genome carries:
- a CDS encoding DdrH, translated to MTNPYAEWFEQLRTEYSEQLGAMPLPDGLPEHLRHLIETHDEEAILFMIKLAWQFGAQVGYSAGSREGGEQVAVVRPSNRVQA